The Bacillota bacterium genome contains a region encoding:
- a CDS encoding thiamine diphosphokinase — protein sequence MSKKIKIFCGPNNYHFQKLYFEEANEFIVGVDSGLQYLIENNVRIDLAVGDFDSLNSTYMLEVKKRSLNLIELKKEKDMTDLAFTLDYLYNNMDYDEVEVYGGIGGRIDHLLANLNLLKRYNITLKDDHHYISVLKKGKHSIENYHHFISFFALEDCYNLSLKDFKFEIDNYYLSTSDSLCVSNEGSGIVEFSKGRLLVISSDDAWK from the coding sequence ATGTCTAAGAAAATAAAAATATTTTGTGGACCAAATAATTATCATTTTCAAAAATTATATTTTGAAGAAGCCAACGAATTTATTGTTGGAGTCGACTCAGGACTTCAATATTTAATTGAAAATAATGTAAGAATTGATTTAGCTGTAGGTGATTTTGATTCATTAAATAGCACTTATATGTTAGAAGTAAAAAAAAGAAGTCTTAATCTTATTGAATTAAAAAAAGAAAAAGATATGACAGATTTAGCATTTACTCTAGATTATCTTTATAATAATATGGATTACGATGAAGTAGAAGTGTATGGTGGGATTGGTGGCCGAATTGATCACTTGCTTGCAAATCTAAATTTACTAAAGCGTTACAACATTACTCTTAAAGATGATCATCATTACATCTCCGTATTAAAAAAAGGAAAACATTCTATTGAAAACTACCACCACTTTATTTCTTTTTTTGCTCTGGAGGATTGCTATAATCTATCTTTAAAAGATTTTAAATTTGAGATTGATAATTATTATCTTAGCACGAGCGACTCTTTATGTGTTTCAAATGAAGGCTCTGGAATTGTGGAATTTTCAAAAGGAAGATTGCTTGTAATCTCAAGCGATGACGCATGGAAATAA
- the rpe gene encoding ribulose-phosphate 3-epimerase: MMKVSPSFLTADFTKLYEEIKSVEKAQWLHFDVMDGKFVEKKTYDESVLFEIKKFSSQFFDCHLMIEHPEQSIEKYIKAGADLVTFHYEASSNQILKTIKLIKDNSCQCGLSIKPDTDVKVLIPYLDQLDLVLIMSVEPGKGGQSFLPSALDKISFLNQYRKEHHLSFLLEVDGGINLKTANLVKQTGVDVIVVGSYIFNKPDRLKAIEELENV, from the coding sequence ATTATGAAAGTATCTCCTTCTTTTTTAACAGCAGATTTTACAAAATTATATGAAGAAATAAAGTCCGTTGAAAAAGCACAGTGGCTACACTTTGATGTAATGGATGGAAAATTCGTTGAAAAAAAAACATATGATGAATCAGTTCTATTTGAGATAAAAAAATTTAGTTCTCAATTTTTTGATTGCCACTTAATGATTGAACATCCAGAACAATCCATCGAAAAATACATTAAAGCTGGAGCGGATTTAGTAACATTTCATTATGAGGCTTCATCCAATCAAATTTTAAAGACAATTAAGCTGATTAAAGATAATTCATGTCAATGCGGATTATCGATAAAACCAGATACAGATGTCAAAGTATTAATTCCATATTTAGATCAACTGGATTTAGTATTAATTATGAGTGTGGAACCAGGAAAAGGGGGACAATCCTTTTTGCCATCCGCGTTAGATAAAATTTCTTTTCTAAATCAATATAGGAAGGAACATCATCTTTCCTTTTTGCTTGAAGTGGATGGAGGAATTAATCTCAAGACGGCAAATCTAGTCAAACAAACTGGAGTAGATGTTATTGTGGTTGGATCGTATATTTTTAATAAACCAGATAGATTGAAAGCAATTGAGGAATTAGAGAATGTCTAA
- a CDS encoding rubrerythrin family protein, translating into MMELKGSKTEQNLKEAFAGESQARNKYTFYASVAKKEGYTQISDFFLETAGNEKEHAEIWFKLLHDGQVPTTEVNLVDGASGEHYEWTEMYKGFAEDAKKEGFTKIAFLFEAVANIEKEHEARYLALLQSIKDSKIFEAESDSQMWICSVCGHIHVGKKAPNKCPVCSHDQGYFRRFVKTY; encoded by the coding sequence ATTATGGAATTAAAAGGAAGCAAGACAGAGCAAAATTTAAAAGAAGCTTTTGCTGGAGAATCTCAAGCAAGGAACAAGTATACATTTTATGCGTCCGTAGCAAAAAAAGAAGGATATACTCAAATTTCTGATTTTTTTCTTGAAACAGCAGGAAATGAAAAAGAACATGCAGAAATTTGGTTTAAACTACTTCATGATGGACAAGTTCCAACAACTGAAGTCAATCTTGTAGATGGAGCCAGTGGCGAGCATTATGAATGGACAGAAATGTACAAAGGATTTGCAGAAGATGCAAAAAAAGAAGGTTTCACTAAAATTGCCTTTTTATTTGAGGCAGTCGCAAATATTGAAAAAGAGCATGAAGCAAGATACCTCGCTTTATTGCAAAGCATAAAAGATTCTAAAATCTTTGAAGCAGAATCCGATTCGCAAATGTGGATTTGTTCCGTTTGTGGACACATTCATGTTGGTAAAAAAGCCCCAAATAAATGTCCTGTCTGTTCTCATGATCAAGGATACTTCCGTCGATTTGTAAAAACATATTAA
- the rsgA gene encoding ribosome small subunit-dependent GTPase A: MKKGRIIKLTGGLYTVIDENKNRVQLRPLGIFRHHNEQPKVGDMVMYDQFSILSLLPRENDLVRPAISNVDQALLINAATDPHFSFMLLDKFLALIEAAHIKPVIIVSKIDLLNEVELSDLKEKLNYYQTYFKVIYFSTKTKVGIEEIKEVVKNKVNVLAGQTGAGKSSLLNTIDPSLNLKTDIISKALGRGKHTTRHVELIDFGIGGWIADTPGFSKLEFTSIEATKLTENYPDFFELGKKCKFKGCTHVHEPECQIKKEYSEGKILPERYENYVKLYEEIKAIKSRY, from the coding sequence TTGAAAAAAGGCAGAATAATCAAGTTAACAGGTGGATTATACACAGTAATAGATGAAAATAAAAATAGAGTTCAATTAAGACCTTTGGGTATTTTTAGACACCACAATGAACAACCAAAAGTTGGAGATATGGTCATGTATGACCAATTTTCAATCTTATCATTGTTGCCAAGAGAAAATGATTTGGTTCGACCAGCCATTTCTAATGTAGATCAAGCTTTATTAATTAATGCCGCAACGGATCCTCATTTTAGTTTTATGTTACTTGATAAATTTTTAGCTTTGATTGAAGCTGCGCACATAAAACCTGTTATAATTGTCTCTAAAATTGACCTATTAAATGAAGTCGAATTATCGGATTTAAAAGAAAAACTAAACTACTATCAAACTTATTTTAAAGTAATCTATTTTTCTACGAAAACCAAAGTAGGAATTGAAGAAATTAAAGAAGTTGTAAAAAATAAAGTAAATGTATTAGCAGGACAAACTGGAGCTGGAAAGAGTAGCTTATTAAATACAATAGACCCTTCCCTCAATTTGAAAACCGATATTATTTCGAAAGCGTTAGGCAGAGGAAAGCATACAACAAGACACGTCGAATTAATTGATTTTGGAATTGGTGGCTGGATTGCGGATACTCCAGGATTCTCAAAACTTGAATTTACAAGCATCGAAGCTACAAAATTAACCGAAAATTATCCGGATTTCTTTGAGTTGGGCAAGAAGTGTAAATTTAAAGGATGTACACACGTTCATGAACCAGAATGTCAAATAAAAAAAGAATACAGTGAAGGCAAAATTTTGCCTGAAAGATATGAGAATTATGTTAAGTTGTATGAAGAAATTAAAGCCATTAAATCAAGATATTAA
- a CDS encoding trypsin-like peptidase domain-containing protein translates to MKKGMILFLLAGILFLIGGCSFSFTTTTPQTTTFLTSGTSTTTTLDIDQIKSDVYAKIYADLYDEIKAEVVQDISEERFDQIYESVISALLVKIESGEIEVSAASVIDMIYDVASTDANAVVGVSNYNSSGTVQSIGSGVIYKHVGTTYFVVTNNHVVEDGVTYEIQFEDDTTEDAVVLGVDTLVDLAVLSFTSDTLYTITSFGDSDALDQGTIVLAVGNPSGYDYFGSMTMGIVSGTSRYFDIDNDSVKDMFVGYVQHDASINAGNSGGALFNLQGEVVGINVIKIADVTVEGMGFAIPSNLVVDVCADIEEFGVSLQKPVLGIEFVDISTGRDYLISLGATIPSSITTGFYVNAIVAGSSVDGYVLPGDIIQKIGDVDVTSTADFVLGFSKYRVGDVIDIILYRNGQTLTISDVELKPKV, encoded by the coding sequence ATGAAAAAAGGAATGATTTTATTCTTATTAGCAGGAATTCTATTCTTAATTGGAGGGTGTTCGTTTTCTTTTACAACCACCACTCCTCAAACAACCACTTTTTTAACTTCAGGAACTTCAACAACAACCACTCTTGATATTGATCAAATTAAATCGGATGTCTATGCAAAAATTTATGCAGATTTATACGATGAAATCAAAGCAGAAGTTGTTCAAGATATTTCGGAAGAACGTTTTGACCAAATTTATGAAAGTGTTATTTCAGCATTACTTGTAAAAATTGAATCCGGAGAAATTGAAGTAAGCGCAGCCTCTGTCATTGACATGATATATGATGTAGCTTCAACGGATGCCAATGCAGTTGTGGGAGTTTCAAATTATAACTCTTCTGGTACGGTACAATCTATTGGTTCTGGTGTTATTTATAAACATGTAGGAACAACGTATTTTGTTGTAACAAATAATCATGTAGTTGAAGACGGAGTGACCTACGAAATTCAATTTGAAGATGACACAACAGAAGATGCTGTTGTTTTAGGAGTAGATACCTTGGTTGATCTTGCTGTGCTAAGTTTTACTTCGGACACACTTTATACCATCACAAGTTTTGGTGATTCTGATGCATTAGACCAAGGAACAATTGTCCTTGCAGTTGGTAATCCTTCTGGGTATGATTATTTTGGATCGATGACCATGGGAATCGTTTCAGGAACATCTAGATACTTTGATATCGATAATGATTCAGTAAAAGATATGTTTGTTGGGTATGTCCAACATGACGCCTCTATCAACGCAGGAAACAGTGGTGGAGCGCTCTTTAATCTTCAAGGGGAGGTTGTAGGGATAAACGTCATTAAGATTGCTGATGTGACCGTAGAGGGCATGGGATTCGCAATTCCTTCTAATCTGGTAGTAGATGTTTGTGCAGATATTGAAGAATTTGGTGTTTCGTTACAAAAACCTGTTTTAGGAATTGAATTTGTTGATATTTCCACAGGCAGAGATTATCTTATTAGTTTGGGAGCTACTATTCCAAGTTCAATCACTACAGGATTTTATGTGAATGCTATTGTTGCTGGCTCTTCTGTTGATGGATATGTTTTACCAGGCGATATTATCCAAAAAATTGGAGACGTTGACGTTACTAGTACAGCTGATTTTGTATTAGGCTTTTCAAAATATCGAGTGGGGGATGTTATTGATATTATTCTCTATCGTAACGGCCAAACCCTAACCATTTCCGATGTTGAATTAAAACCGAAAGTTTAG